The following proteins come from a genomic window of Streptomyces sp. Sge12:
- a CDS encoding FAD-dependent monooxygenase, producing MDPVIVVGAGPVGLSLALALAGAGVPSVVLDEGPGKEEVRPARTVVLHADTAAMAHRLGCTTLRDEGAYFAAWRTMRRRQDDRRITFEDHPAPLHVPQHALTRGLRAAAVAHPLVQLVTDSRLDAVEQDDRGVTAHTLGAETTWWRGSYLVGCDGARSTVRKLLGIRFPGRTAVERHAVAALRTELPWPGEALLHRSPPQEVTSRPLPDGVWRLDWLLPARGELVTPDALVTLIRDTLAVWCGGTTPPYDLIDTGVHTLHHRLARRWRDGRAFLAGDAAHLLGALGTQGVEEGLRDAENLAWKLSLAWHQGASEALLDSYEGERRTAVASRLRAADQAMPTLRAGGGLRSYLPGAARSAESLLTDGHLGRGPLGAEPAYAPPVAVREVPTATEPGGPVANVPVTAPDGATVPLRDLLGQGRLLVVLVAPGTGVWDRRHWLGAGLMPRLAAAVSALPVRTDLLVADSYPGAPAHTVLLVRPDGHLAATFAGVSPAELYEAADTVRAGAPASRLPAPSTPSPANPNVSTNTSTTATPIVVID from the coding sequence ATGGACCCGGTGATCGTCGTCGGCGCGGGGCCCGTCGGACTGTCCCTGGCGCTCGCCCTGGCGGGCGCGGGCGTGCCCTCCGTCGTGCTCGACGAAGGGCCCGGCAAGGAGGAGGTCCGCCCGGCCCGCACGGTCGTCCTGCACGCCGACACGGCGGCCATGGCCCACCGGCTCGGCTGTACGACGCTGCGCGACGAGGGGGCGTACTTCGCCGCCTGGCGCACCATGCGCCGGCGCCAGGACGACCGGCGGATCACCTTCGAGGACCACCCCGCCCCGCTGCACGTACCCCAGCACGCCCTGACGCGCGGACTGCGCGCCGCCGCCGTGGCCCACCCCCTCGTCCAGCTGGTCACCGACAGCAGGCTCGACGCCGTGGAGCAGGACGACCGGGGCGTCACCGCGCACACCCTGGGCGCCGAAACCACGTGGTGGCGCGGCAGTTACCTGGTCGGCTGCGACGGCGCCCGCTCCACCGTCCGCAAACTGCTCGGCATCCGCTTCCCCGGCCGCACCGCCGTGGAACGGCACGCCGTGGCCGCGCTGCGCACCGAACTGCCCTGGCCCGGCGAGGCCCTGCTGCACCGCAGCCCGCCGCAGGAGGTCACCTCCCGGCCGCTGCCCGACGGGGTGTGGCGGCTGGACTGGCTGCTCCCGGCCCGCGGGGAGCTCGTGACGCCCGACGCGCTCGTGACCCTGATCCGCGACACCCTCGCGGTGTGGTGCGGTGGCACGACACCCCCGTACGACCTGATCGACACCGGGGTCCACACCCTGCACCACCGCCTCGCCCGGCGCTGGCGCGACGGTCGCGCGTTCCTGGCCGGTGACGCCGCGCACCTGCTGGGCGCGCTCGGCACCCAGGGCGTCGAGGAAGGGCTCCGGGACGCCGAGAACCTCGCGTGGAAGCTCTCTCTGGCCTGGCACCAGGGGGCCTCCGAGGCCCTGCTCGACAGCTACGAGGGCGAGCGGCGCACGGCAGTCGCCTCCCGGCTGCGCGCGGCCGACCAGGCGATGCCGACGCTGCGGGCGGGCGGCGGGCTGCGCAGCTACCTCCCGGGGGCCGCGCGTTCCGCCGAGTCCCTCCTCACCGACGGCCACCTGGGGCGGGGGCCGCTGGGCGCGGAGCCCGCGTACGCCCCGCCGGTCGCCGTGCGCGAGGTCCCGACGGCCACCGAACCGGGTGGTCCGGTGGCGAACGTCCCGGTGACCGCCCCGGACGGGGCCACCGTGCCCCTGCGGGACCTGCTGGGGCAGGGCCGGCTGCTGGTGGTCCTGGTCGCTCCCGGCACCGGGGTGTGGGACCGGCGCCACTGGCTCGGCGCCGGGCTGATGCCCCGCCTCGCCGCAGCGGTGAGCGCGCTCCCGGTCCGCACCGACCTGCTCGTCGCGGACAGCTACCCGGGCGCCCCGGCGCACACCGTGCTGCTCGTGCGGCCGGACGGACATCTGGCGGCGACCTTCGCGGGGGTCAGCCCGGCGGAGCTGTACGAAGCGGCGGACACCGTACGGGCGGGCGCGCCGGCGTCGCGGCTGCCGGCGCCCTCCACGCCGTCACCGGCGAACCCGAACGTGTCGACGAACACGTCGACGACCGCGACACCGATCGTGGTGATCGATTGA
- a CDS encoding putative leader peptide produces MTGNDVRLWRRVHMDLLRYAGCVCRPSC; encoded by the coding sequence ATGACCGGCAACGACGTACGCCTGTGGCGGAGGGTCCATATGGACCTGCTCCGCTACGCGGGCTGCGTGTGTCGCCCTTCCTGCTGA
- a CDS encoding cysteine dioxygenase: MSAPVSAPAHAPEHVPAGGPTAAELLDFALRTAADPAVVASLPLDPEGRTWIRLEGPGGSEAWLIGWPPGTGTGWHDHAESRGAFATARGRLTEHSLTVRLPSEGWKSLELAPDVDRHRTLTAGSGRAFREHHVHEVLNASQTEHAVSVHAYYPPLPLIRRYSRSGPVLSLEHVERPADWQ, translated from the coding sequence ATGTCTGCACCCGTATCCGCACCCGCGCACGCCCCCGAGCATGTGCCCGCCGGGGGCCCCACGGCCGCCGAACTCCTCGACTTCGCCCTCCGCACGGCCGCCGACCCCGCGGTCGTGGCCTCGCTGCCGCTCGACCCCGAGGGCCGCACCTGGATCCGGCTGGAGGGGCCGGGCGGCAGTGAGGCGTGGCTGATCGGCTGGCCGCCGGGCACCGGCACCGGCTGGCACGACCACGCCGAATCGCGGGGCGCGTTCGCCACCGCCCGCGGCCGGCTCACCGAGCACTCGCTGACCGTGCGCCTGCCCTCGGAGGGCTGGAAGTCCCTGGAACTGGCCCCGGACGTCGACCGCCACCGCACGCTGACCGCGGGCTCGGGGCGGGCCTTCCGGGAACACCACGTGCACGAGGTCCTCAACGCCTCGCAGACCGAGCACGCCGTCTCCGTGCACGCCTACTACCCCCCGCTCCCGCTGATCCGCCGCTACAGCCGCAGCGGCCCGGTGCTCAGCCTGGAGCACGTCGAGCGTCCGGCGGACTGGCAGTGA
- a CDS encoding rhodanese-like domain-containing protein — protein MSAPIGIDELLERVRAGYARLDAQEAYAASRAGALLVDIRYQALRERDGLIPGALVIERNELEWRLDPRGSHRVPEATDHDLQVVVICNEGYASSLAAASLHALGLHRATDLTGGFQSWKSAGLPVTPA, from the coding sequence GTGAGCGCCCCGATCGGCATCGACGAACTGCTGGAGCGGGTCCGCGCGGGCTACGCGCGACTGGACGCGCAGGAGGCGTACGCGGCCTCCCGCGCCGGGGCCCTCCTGGTGGACATCCGGTACCAGGCCCTGCGCGAGCGGGACGGGTTGATCCCGGGCGCGCTGGTGATCGAGCGCAACGAGCTGGAGTGGCGGCTGGACCCGCGGGGCAGCCACCGTGTCCCCGAGGCCACGGACCACGACCTCCAGGTGGTGGTGATCTGCAACGAGGGCTACGCCTCCAGCCTCGCCGCGGCCTCGCTCCACGCCCTGGGCCTCCACCGCGCCACGGACCTGACCGGAGGCTTCCAGTCCTGGAAGTCCGCCGGCCTCCCGGTCACACCCGCCTGA
- the recX gene encoding recombination regulator RecX — MREQEGGGERRGGREGRTELPPQSPEEQARAICLRLLTGSPRTRRQLADALHKRGIPEEVSQQVLSRYEEVGLIDDAAFAGAWVESRHRGRGLARRALAQELRTKGVHATLVEEALELLDSDQEEQTARELVERKLRSTRGLERDKRIRRLAGMLARKGYPEGMALRVVRRALETEGEDADDLGYPGE; from the coding sequence GTGCGGGAGCAGGAAGGGGGCGGCGAGCGCCGAGGCGGCCGTGAGGGCCGTACGGAGCTGCCGCCCCAGAGCCCCGAGGAGCAGGCGCGGGCGATCTGTCTGCGCCTGCTCACCGGGAGCCCGCGCACCCGGCGCCAGCTCGCGGACGCCCTGCACAAGCGGGGCATCCCCGAGGAGGTGTCGCAGCAGGTCCTCTCCCGGTACGAGGAGGTGGGCCTGATCGACGACGCGGCCTTCGCCGGAGCCTGGGTCGAGTCCCGGCACCGCGGCCGGGGCCTGGCCCGTCGGGCGCTGGCCCAGGAGCTCCGGACCAAGGGGGTGCACGCCACCCTCGTGGAGGAGGCCCTGGAGCTGTTGGACTCCGATCAGGAGGAGCAGACCGCCCGGGAGCTCGTGGAGCGCAAGCTCCGCTCCACCCGCGGCCTGGAGCGGGACAAGCGGATCCGGCGCCTCGCCGGAATGCTCGCCCGCAAGGGATACCCGGAGGGCATGGCCCTGCGGGTGGTGCGCCGGGCGCTGGAGACGGAGGGCGAGGACGCCGACGACCTCGGGTACCCGGGGGAGTGA
- the recA gene encoding recombinase RecA → MAGTDREKALDAALAQIERQFGKGAVMRLGDKPNDPIEVIPTGSTALDIALGVGGLPRGRVIEVYGPESSGKTTLTLHAVANAQKAGGTVAFVDAEHALDPEYAKALGVDTDNLILSQPDTGEQALEIVDMLVRSGALDLIVIDSVAALVPRAEIEGEMGDSHVGLQARLMSQALRKITGALNQSKTTAIFINQLREKIGVMFGSPETTTGGRALKFYASVRLDIRRIETLKDGTDAVGNRTRVKVVKNKVAPPFKQAEFDILYGQGISREGGLIDMGVEHGFVRKAGAWYTYEGDQLGQGKENARNFLKDNPDLANEIERKIKEKLGVGVRKDAATAEAGADATDAAATAVPAPATKAKTTAKAAVAKS, encoded by the coding sequence ATGGCAGGCACCGACCGCGAGAAGGCTCTCGACGCCGCGCTCGCACAGATTGAACGGCAATTCGGCAAGGGTGCGGTCATGCGCCTCGGCGACAAGCCGAACGACCCCATCGAGGTCATCCCCACCGGGTCGACCGCGCTGGACATCGCGCTCGGCGTCGGCGGGCTGCCCCGCGGCCGTGTGATCGAGGTGTACGGCCCGGAGTCCTCCGGTAAGACGACCCTGACCCTGCACGCCGTGGCCAACGCACAGAAGGCCGGCGGCACCGTCGCCTTCGTGGACGCCGAGCACGCGCTCGACCCCGAGTACGCCAAGGCCCTCGGCGTCGACACCGACAACCTCATCCTGTCCCAGCCGGACACCGGCGAGCAGGCGCTGGAGATCGTGGACATGCTCGTCCGCTCCGGCGCCCTCGACCTGATCGTCATCGACTCCGTGGCGGCGCTCGTGCCGCGCGCGGAGATCGAGGGCGAGATGGGTGACTCGCACGTGGGTCTCCAGGCCCGCCTGATGAGCCAGGCCCTCCGGAAGATCACCGGTGCGCTCAACCAGTCCAAGACCACCGCGATCTTCATCAACCAGCTCCGCGAGAAGATCGGTGTGATGTTCGGCTCGCCGGAGACCACCACCGGTGGTCGCGCGCTGAAGTTCTACGCCTCCGTGCGCCTCGACATCCGCCGCATCGAGACCCTCAAGGACGGCACGGACGCGGTCGGCAACCGCACCCGCGTCAAGGTCGTCAAGAACAAGGTCGCGCCGCCGTTCAAGCAGGCCGAGTTCGACATCCTCTACGGCCAGGGCATCAGCCGCGAGGGCGGCCTGATCGACATGGGTGTGGAGCACGGCTTCGTGCGCAAGGCCGGTGCCTGGTACACGTACGAGGGCGACCAGCTCGGCCAGGGCAAGGAGAACGCCCGCAACTTCCTGAAGGACAACCCCGACCTCGCCAACGAGATCGAGCGGAAGATCAAGGAGAAGCTGGGCGTGGGGGTCCGCAAGGACGCCGCCACCGCCGAGGCCGGTGCCGACGCGACCGACGCCGCGGCCACCGCCGTGCCCGCCCCGGCAACGAAGGCCAAGACGACGGCCAAGGCCGCCGTGGCCAAGAGCTGA
- a CDS encoding SMI1/KNR4 family protein, producing the protein MTGYPTPARPVAPPAVPVDAHGDWDAAETAVGVRLPGDHKWLVATYGWGEFCDFLSLRTPFGTSEYNGIEWQRTYPPDLPDPDREEYPYPLHPTPGGLLIWGTTMDADRLCWLTEGKPEDWPVVVWSSEGRYETRRTGAAGFIEGWTGGRLESALLGTMEPDLAPWFNTFRTRVDRCLILSEGPLAHPERLEILRTALAPTADRGGWRSGDDEGQDHFATLDTDWLLTYDVSRPHRIRIGFPPEDAEDARRRLLTAVGLMGCEVLRITTAEGTTLPTWDTLTDEDDQLPPAEAGGWASGGGRGALDREIEHPF; encoded by the coding sequence GTGACCGGGTACCCGACGCCGGCGCGGCCGGTGGCGCCGCCGGCCGTACCCGTCGACGCCCACGGTGATTGGGACGCCGCCGAGACCGCGGTCGGGGTACGACTGCCCGGCGACCACAAGTGGCTGGTGGCCACCTACGGATGGGGGGAGTTCTGCGATTTCCTCTCCCTCCGCACCCCCTTCGGCACCAGCGAGTACAACGGCATCGAGTGGCAGCGCACCTACCCGCCGGACTTGCCCGATCCGGACAGGGAGGAGTACCCGTATCCGCTGCACCCCACCCCGGGCGGACTGCTGATCTGGGGCACCACCATGGACGCCGACCGGCTGTGCTGGCTCACCGAGGGGAAGCCCGAGGACTGGCCCGTAGTGGTGTGGAGCAGCGAGGGCCGCTACGAGACGCGCCGTACGGGCGCGGCCGGGTTCATCGAGGGCTGGACCGGCGGCCGCCTCGAGTCCGCGCTGCTCGGCACCATGGAGCCGGACCTGGCGCCCTGGTTCAACACCTTCCGGACCCGCGTCGACCGGTGCCTGATCCTGTCGGAGGGCCCCCTCGCCCACCCCGAACGCCTGGAGATCCTGCGCACGGCGCTGGCTCCCACCGCCGACCGCGGTGGGTGGCGGTCGGGCGACGACGAGGGGCAGGACCACTTCGCGACGCTCGACACCGACTGGCTGCTCACCTACGACGTGTCCCGCCCTCACCGGATCCGGATAGGTTTCCCGCCCGAGGACGCGGAGGACGCCCGCCGACGCCTCCTGACCGCCGTCGGGCTCATGGGGTGCGAGGTGCTCCGGATCACGACCGCGGAGGGGACCACCTTGCCGACCTGGGACACGCTGACGGACGAGGACGACCAGCTCCCGCCGGCGGAAGCGGGAGGGTGGGCGTCCGGTGGTGGGCGTGGTGCGCTTGACAGGGAAATCGAACATCCATTCTGA
- a CDS encoding class I SAM-dependent methyltransferase gives MGFYADQVVPRILWAACGAKTARPLRRRVCRGLVGEVVEIGFGAGHNVPFYPPGVTAVSAVEPSDVAWRLAGERVRDSRVPVRRAGLDGQSLPFEDARFDSALSTWTLCTIPDAVAALRELRRVLKPGAPLHFLEHGLAPEGDWRVRRRQRRLEPLNMKLLGGCHLTRSAPDLLTAEGFTITSLDVFYDAGPKVLCADSLGTAVSR, from the coding sequence ATGGGGTTCTATGCCGATCAGGTCGTACCGCGCATCCTCTGGGCCGCCTGCGGAGCCAAGACGGCCCGGCCGCTGCGCCGCCGGGTCTGCCGCGGGCTGGTGGGCGAGGTCGTCGAGATCGGCTTCGGCGCCGGGCACAACGTCCCCTTCTACCCGCCCGGCGTCACCGCGGTGTCGGCGGTCGAGCCCTCCGACGTCGCATGGCGGCTGGCCGGGGAGCGCGTACGGGACTCGCGCGTACCCGTGCGGCGGGCCGGCCTGGACGGCCAGTCGCTGCCCTTCGAGGACGCCCGTTTCGACTCCGCGCTGTCGACCTGGACGCTGTGCACCATCCCGGACGCCGTGGCCGCCCTGCGCGAGCTGCGGCGCGTACTCAAGCCCGGCGCGCCCCTGCACTTCCTCGAACACGGTCTCGCCCCGGAAGGGGACTGGCGCGTGCGCCGCCGCCAGCGACGGCTCGAACCGCTGAACATGAAGCTCCTGGGCGGCTGCCACCTCACCAGGTCGGCCCCGGACCTGCTGACCGCGGAGGGGTTCACGATCACCTCCCTCGACGTCTTCTACGACGCGGGGCCGAAGGTCCTGTGCGCCGACTCCCTCGGGACGGCGGTCTCCCGCTGA
- a CDS encoding Clp protease N-terminal domain-containing protein, which produces MTNPSVEPVRMTNPVRLDDLIEAIKKVHTDTLEQLSDAVVAAEHLGDVADHLIGHFVDQARRSGASWTDIGRSMGVTRQAAQKRFVPKADKEGDGGMDPQAGFGRFTPRARNIVMAAQNEARAAGNAEIRTEHLVLGLLAEPEGLAGYALRAQGVAADDVRSAATAALPPARPEVPELIPFDASAKKALELTFREALRLGHDFVGTEHILLALLELENGEGPLSGLGLDKAAVETTVSEALAVVRVAGDGK; this is translated from the coding sequence ATGACGAACCCTTCAGTGGAACCCGTTCGCATGACCAATCCGGTACGCCTCGACGACCTCATCGAGGCCATCAAGAAGGTCCACACCGACACCCTGGAGCAGCTCAGCGACGCCGTCGTCGCCGCCGAGCACCTCGGTGACGTGGCCGACCACCTCATCGGGCACTTCGTCGACCAGGCCCGCCGCTCCGGGGCCTCCTGGACCGACATCGGCCGCAGCATGGGCGTCACCCGCCAGGCCGCCCAGAAGCGCTTCGTCCCCAAGGCCGACAAGGAGGGCGACGGCGGCATGGACCCCCAGGCGGGCTTCGGCCGGTTCACCCCCCGCGCCCGCAACATCGTCATGGCCGCGCAGAACGAGGCCCGCGCCGCCGGCAACGCCGAGATCCGCACCGAGCACCTCGTCCTGGGCCTCCTCGCCGAACCGGAGGGCCTCGCCGGGTACGCCCTGCGCGCCCAGGGGGTGGCCGCGGACGACGTACGCAGCGCCGCGACCGCCGCGCTGCCCCCGGCCCGGCCGGAGGTCCCCGAGCTCATCCCCTTCGACGCCTCCGCGAAGAAGGCCCTGGAGCTCACCTTCCGCGAGGCCCTGCGGCTGGGCCACGACTTCGTCGGCACGGAGCACATCCTGCTCGCGCTCCTGGAGCTGGAGAACGGCGAGGGCCCGCTGAGCGGCCTCGGCCTGGACAAGGCCGCCGTCGAGACGACCGTCAGCGAAGCCTTGGCAGTCGTACGCGTCGCCGGGGACGGGAAGTAG
- a CDS encoding AI-2E family transporter, producing MQAEEPETPSPPGPPSSPGPPAPPAPPPSGAAPAAEDARMPRWLPRAVILVLALVACFQLGSWAFHQLIGLLVNILIAFFLALAIEPAVARMAAGGMRRGLATFVMFLAVFVVTAGFLALLGSLLAGQIVAMVEGFPGYLDSVIKAINSTFHTELSRLEIQESVLRSDWLRKYVQNSASGVLDVSATVLGGLFKLLTIGLFSFYFAADGPRLRRALCSVLPPAKQAEVLRAWEIAVAKTGGYLYSRGLMALISGVATYILLAVLGVPYAPALAVWVGLVSQFVPTIGTYLAGALPVLLAFTVDPWYALYVLGFVVVYQQFENYVLQPKLTSRTVDIHPAVAFGSVVAGTALLGAVGALIAIPAVATLQSFLGAYVKRYELTRDADSSTSRPRRRVRLPRLR from the coding sequence GTGCAGGCGGAGGAGCCGGAAACGCCGAGTCCGCCGGGTCCGCCGAGCTCGCCGGGTCCGCCCGCGCCGCCGGCTCCGCCGCCGTCCGGGGCGGCCCCCGCCGCGGAGGACGCGCGGATGCCGCGCTGGCTGCCGCGCGCCGTGATCCTCGTACTGGCCCTCGTGGCCTGTTTCCAGCTCGGCAGCTGGGCCTTCCACCAGCTGATAGGCCTCCTCGTCAACATCCTGATCGCGTTCTTCCTCGCGCTCGCGATCGAACCGGCGGTGGCCAGGATGGCGGCCGGCGGCATGCGCCGCGGGCTCGCCACCTTCGTGATGTTCCTCGCGGTGTTCGTCGTGACCGCCGGCTTCCTCGCGCTGCTCGGCTCACTGCTCGCCGGGCAGATCGTCGCCATGGTGGAAGGCTTCCCCGGCTATCTCGACTCGGTGATCAAGGCGATCAACTCCACCTTCCACACCGAACTGTCCCGGCTGGAGATACAGGAGAGCGTGCTGCGCTCCGACTGGCTGCGCAAGTACGTGCAGAACAGCGCGTCCGGCGTGCTCGACGTCTCCGCCACGGTGCTCGGCGGACTCTTCAAGCTGCTGACGATCGGGCTGTTCTCCTTCTACTTCGCCGCCGACGGACCGCGGCTGCGGCGCGCGCTGTGCTCCGTACTGCCGCCCGCGAAGCAGGCCGAGGTGCTGCGCGCCTGGGAGATCGCCGTCGCCAAGACGGGCGGGTACCTCTACTCGCGCGGGCTGATGGCGCTGATCTCAGGTGTCGCGACCTACATTTTGCTGGCGGTCCTCGGGGTGCCGTACGCGCCCGCGCTCGCCGTGTGGGTGGGGCTGGTCTCGCAGTTCGTCCCCACCATCGGCACCTATCTCGCGGGCGCGCTGCCGGTCCTGCTCGCCTTCACCGTGGATCCCTGGTACGCGCTGTACGTACTGGGCTTCGTGGTGGTCTACCAGCAGTTCGAGAACTACGTCCTCCAGCCGAAGCTGACCTCGAGGACCGTGGACATCCATCCGGCGGTGGCCTTCGGATCGGTCGTCGCGGGCACCGCCCTGCTGGGTGCGGTCGGGGCGCTCATCGCGATCCCGGCCGTCGCCACCCTGCAGTCCTTCCTCGGCGCGTACGTCAAGCGCTACGAGCTGACCCGGGACGCGGATTCCTCTACTTCCCGTCCCCGGCGACGCGTACGACTGCCAAGGCTTCGCTGA
- a CDS encoding DUF3046 domain-containing protein codes for MRLTIFWERVAEHFGEGYADSFARDHVMTELGGRTVHQALDAGWETKDVWRAVCSAMDVPASLR; via the coding sequence ATGCGGTTGACGATTTTCTGGGAACGGGTGGCGGAGCACTTCGGCGAGGGCTATGCGGACTCCTTCGCGCGGGACCACGTCATGACGGAGCTGGGCGGGCGCACCGTCCACCAGGCGCTGGACGCGGGCTGGGAGACCAAGGACGTGTGGCGCGCGGTGTGTTCGGCGATGGACGTACCGGCTTCGCTGCGCTGA
- a CDS encoding AzlD domain-containing protein gives MNVWIAIAITVVGCYAVKLAGLLVPAGALERPLVRRLAALLPVALLAALTAQQTFSTGSALVVDARAAGLAAAGLALLLRAPFLIVVAAAVVVTAGVRALGG, from the coding sequence GTGAACGTCTGGATCGCCATCGCCATCACGGTCGTCGGTTGCTACGCCGTCAAGCTCGCCGGCCTGCTCGTCCCCGCCGGGGCCCTGGAGCGGCCGCTCGTGCGCCGTCTGGCCGCCCTGCTGCCGGTCGCGCTGCTCGCCGCGCTCACCGCCCAGCAGACCTTCAGCACCGGGTCCGCCCTCGTCGTCGACGCTCGCGCCGCGGGGCTCGCCGCCGCCGGGCTGGCTCTGCTGCTGCGCGCCCCCTTCCTGATCGTGGTCGCGGCCGCCGTCGTGGTCACCGCGGGGGTACGGGCCCTGGGCGGCTGA
- a CDS encoding AzlC family ABC transporter permease, producing MIQETPEGVAEGRPRAAVVRDALGVGVAVGLSGFAFGVTAAGAGISTLQACVLSLLVFTGASQFALVGALAAGGNPFTAAAGAFFLGTRNAFYGLRLSQLLKLPRAVRPLAAHWVIDETTAVALAQPDRKSARLGFTVTGLTLYALWNLTTLLGALGAEAIGDTRAWGLDAAGPAVFLALLAPMLKTSTERAVAALALVLGLGFLPVLPAGVPVLIAALAAPVVLWMKGRRS from the coding sequence GTGATACAGGAGACCCCCGAGGGGGTCGCCGAGGGCCGGCCGCGGGCCGCCGTCGTGCGGGACGCGCTCGGGGTAGGGGTGGCCGTCGGGCTGTCCGGGTTCGCATTCGGGGTGACCGCCGCCGGGGCCGGCATCAGCACCCTCCAGGCCTGCGTGCTGAGCCTGCTCGTCTTCACCGGGGCCTCGCAGTTCGCCCTGGTCGGAGCGCTGGCGGCGGGCGGCAACCCGTTCACCGCCGCCGCCGGGGCCTTCTTCCTCGGCACCCGCAACGCCTTCTACGGGCTGCGGCTGTCCCAGCTGCTCAAGCTGCCCCGCGCGGTACGCCCCCTCGCCGCGCACTGGGTGATCGACGAGACCACCGCCGTCGCGCTGGCCCAGCCCGACCGGAAGTCGGCCCGGCTCGGCTTCACCGTCACCGGGCTCACCCTCTACGCGCTGTGGAACCTCACCACCCTCCTCGGCGCGCTCGGCGCCGAGGCCATCGGGGACACCAGGGCGTGGGGGCTGGACGCCGCCGGCCCGGCCGTGTTCCTGGCGCTGCTGGCGCCGATGCTGAAGACCTCCACCGAGCGGGCCGTCGCCGCCCTCGCGCTGGTCCTCGGGCTCGGCTTCCTGCCGGTGCTGCCCGCCGGCGTGCCCGTGCTGATCGCCGCCCTGGCCGCCCCCGTGGTGCTGTGGATGAAGGGACGCCGCTCGTGA
- a CDS encoding AraC family transcriptional regulator — MGTDGVAGGRREWARHWQYAELPGLDLLRAHYVRHTFPRHAHDGYVIAAVTGGIEEIGLPGHVVRAGPGSVVLINPEVPHTARAGVPEGWAYATLYPSSELITEVAEEIGTLRGTPGFTADMVADPRGAQAITEIHRAAEAGNALAADTLLRSVVARMLTRHAGPLPARTVRGAGGADAAAARAVLQERMADPPSLEQLAAELGTSPFALLRAFRERYGMPPHTWLTDARVRRARRLLDAGTAPAEAAVTVGFTDQPHLNRHFTRIVGVPPGAYRRERAG; from the coding sequence ATGGGGACGGACGGGGTCGCCGGCGGGCGCCGGGAGTGGGCACGGCACTGGCAGTACGCGGAACTGCCCGGGCTCGACCTGCTGCGCGCCCACTACGTACGGCACACCTTCCCGCGCCACGCCCACGACGGGTACGTCATCGCGGCCGTCACCGGAGGCATCGAGGAGATCGGACTCCCCGGGCACGTGGTGCGCGCCGGGCCCGGCAGCGTGGTCCTGATCAACCCCGAGGTGCCGCACACCGCGCGCGCCGGGGTGCCCGAGGGCTGGGCCTACGCCACCCTCTACCCGTCCAGCGAGCTGATCACCGAGGTCGCCGAGGAGATCGGCACCCTGCGCGGCACCCCCGGCTTCACCGCCGACATGGTCGCGGACCCCCGGGGCGCGCAGGCGATCACCGAGATCCACCGGGCCGCCGAGGCGGGCAACGCGCTGGCCGCCGACACGCTGCTGCGGAGCGTGGTAGCGCGGATGCTGACCCGGCACGCCGGACCGCTGCCCGCCCGTACGGTCCGTGGCGCGGGCGGCGCCGACGCGGCGGCCGCCCGGGCCGTACTGCAGGAGCGGATGGCCGACCCGCCGTCGCTGGAGCAGCTCGCGGCGGAGCTGGGCACGAGCCCCTTCGCCCTGCTGCGGGCCTTCCGCGAGCGGTACGGGATGCCCCCGCACACCTGGCTGACCGACGCCCGGGTCCGGCGGGCGCGCCGGCTCCTGGACGCGGGCACGGCCCCCGCCGAGGCGGCCGTCACCGTCGGGTTCACCGACCAACCGCACCTGAACCGGCACTTCACCCGCATCGTGGGGGTGCCCCCGGGCGCGTACCGGCGGGAGCGGGCGGGCTAG